CCCCCTCCTTGATCTCAGAGGAGAAGTCATTGGCGTCAATACAGCGATTATCAGTGGTGCCCAAGGCCTAGGGTTTGCGATTCCTGTCGCCGTCGCGAACCGAATTGCCCAACAGCTAATCGCAACCGGGAAAGCCCAGCATGCCTATCTTGGCATTCAGATGGCAAATCTATCTCCAGAACTGCGGGCGCGGCTGCAGGAGCAACAGCCTGATATCTCACTGCCCGATAGCAAAGGGGTTTTAGTGATGCAGACCGTTCCTAACTCGCCCGCTGAGCAAGCTGGGCTTGAGCCGGGCGATCTGATCACTCAAATAAACAAAACGCTCATCGAGGACAGCGAGCAGGTGCAGCAAGTCGTTGAGGGTACGGTTCCCGGCGATCTGCTTGAGATTGAAGTCAAACGCGAGAATCAAACGCAAGTGCTGCAAGCCAGGGTGGGTGAACTCAAACCGTCCAGCTTCGAGGAGCGAAATGAGTAGAAACCGGACCTTGCGAACGTATGCTCATTGCCTAGCATAGAGAGCTGGAGCCGCTCCCTAGCGGAGGAAACTACTCACCAACCAAAATATAAACAGAACGGCCACGGTAATCACGGCATCGTCTTGAGCCGCTCCCGCAAGCAGGCCACTTTGATGGAAGCCCTGCAGGAATGCAGCTCCAATTAGTCCGCCAATGACCAATGCGGCGAGGGAGAGCAGCACCGCCCGTCCCAGCTTCTGTTCTTTGCGGTTGAGCCAATAGAGATTGATACCAAAGCCAATGGCGAGCAAGAACTGTAGAACGCTAGGGCTGGCCGCACCGTTCTGCTGAGCCAAGACGCCCACGAGGCCGAGAGCCGCGTAGGTACCGCCCAGTATCGAAATTTCTCGGGTGTTGGGGGTATCCATCGTCCGCTGCATCCAGGACGATGACGGGTTCACTCTGGGCAGTGACAGTTTCGGCTGCTTATCCGTGAGCCGCTCTGCAAACCGGATCCCTTCTGGAACCTTTATTTTGCCTTCTTGGCGCTTACGCAGTCGATCCATAAGAATGGCGTCGTAGGCCACCTCAACCTGCGCTCGGTTCCGCTCATCGTCTTGATAGACTTTGAACATGCGATCGCGGGCGGATTGGATATCGTCGAAGGTTGCATCTTCTGCAACTTCGAGCTGCTCGTAGGGGGTCTGCTCGCTCATGCGTTTAATTTATGATTGTCTTTACAGCTTAGCTTGATGATCGATTTTAAGTAATTCTACTGGCTTTGAAAAGCCGCCCTGCTACGCTCTGCCTTAAAGAAAATTAATGGTTTTCCCGCTGCCTAGCGCGATGGCTTGAACGATTGCGCATCCGTAATTGACCGCTTCTGGAATATACGATCGGGCAGTTCTTGAGGGTGGGCGATTTGAACCCGGCGTAGACAGATCCCAAAACATTGGTGCGAAAAGGCTGTTAGAGACGTATTGGAAATCCAGGAGATTTACAACTTGGGTGTGACTACTGGTAAACCTTGCCGTTGTGCTTGATCCATCCGCCAATATGGCGTTTGGTTGGGTCTTGGTGAGTCCAATGGATGACACCCCATTCAGGATTCCATTCGTATTCACCATAGAATTCGACATAGTCACCGAGCTGGACGGATTTTACCCTGGGAGCAAGGTCACTGTTG
This window of the Acaryochloris thomasi RCC1774 genome carries:
- a CDS encoding CPP1-like family protein, which produces MSEQTPYEQLEVAEDATFDDIQSARDRMFKVYQDDERNRAQVEVAYDAILMDRLRKRQEGKIKVPEGIRFAERLTDKQPKLSLPRVNPSSSWMQRTMDTPNTREISILGGTYAALGLVGVLAQQNGAASPSVLQFLLAIGFGINLYWLNRKEQKLGRAVLLSLAALVIGGLIGAAFLQGFHQSGLLAGAAQDDAVITVAVLFIFWLVSSFLR